In the Dioscorea cayenensis subsp. rotundata cultivar TDr96_F1 chromosome 12, TDr96_F1_v2_PseudoChromosome.rev07_lg8_w22 25.fasta, whole genome shotgun sequence genome, one interval contains:
- the LOC120273379 gene encoding dof zinc finger protein DOF2.4-like, translated as MVFPSVPAYLDPPNWNQAQANQEGSTSTNPGAIQAHGAVALPRLDGNSSLSVRPNSMAERARLAKIPQPDTSLKCPRCESTNTKFCYFNNYSLSQPRHFCKTCRRYWTRGGALRNVPVGGGCRRNKRSKSSGNNSSSSSKPPSMNTTSSSTATSASTAGAIHATATATATTGLTQLPNFMSSLHPLEFGVQNLGLNFTGMQAIDHPSVGFQDGGLEQWRIQQIQQLPFLGGMDPQAHTSSSSSPSLFPFDPAEGMMPYKLVSSSGLISQFASVKMEDNSQRFRQYMGGASRNTTTTTTATTHDQYWNSNIGGGVGGGNTGTGNAEWTDISGNLL; from the exons atgGTCTTCCCTTCAGTTCCTGCCTATCTAGATCCACCAAACTGGAACCAG GCTCAAGCAAATCAAGAAGGAAGCACTAGTACCAATCCTGGAGCTATCCAAGCTCACGGTGCCGTGGCTTTGCCACGGCTGGACGGCAATTCTTCTCTTTCGGTCAGGCCTAATTCCATGGCCGAAAGAGCACGTCTTGCTAAAATCCCTCAACCGGATACTTCTCTCAAATGTCCTCGGTGTGAATCTACTAATACTAAGTTTTGCTACTTCAACAACTACTCTCTTTCTCAGCCTCGTCACTTTTGCAAGACTTGCCGGCGATACTGGACACGCGGAGGAGCTCTCCGTAACGTTCCGGTTGGCGGTGGCTGCCGTCGCAACAAGAGAAGCAAATCCAGTGGAAATAATAGTAGTAGCTCATCAAAACCTCCTTCTATGAACACCACGTCTTCTTCAACTGCCACCTCTGCTTCCACTGCTGGTGCAATTCATGCTACTGCTACTGCTACTGCTACTACTGGTCTAACTCAGTTGCCTAATTTCATGTCTTCTTTACACCCTTTAGAGTTTGGTGTTCAAAACCTAGGATTGAATTTCACTGGTATGCAAGCCATTGATCATCCCTCTGTAGGGTTTCAAGATGGAGGTTTGGAGCAGTGGAGGATTCAGCAAATCCAGCAACTCCCTTTCTTGGGTGGCATGGATCCACAAGCAcacacttcttcttcttcctctccttctcttTTCCCTTTTGATCCAGCTGAAGGGATGATGCCATACAAGCTAGTTTCAAGTTCAGGACTCATTTCACAGTTTGCTTCAGTTAAGATGGAAGATAACTCTCAAAGGTTTAGACAGTATATGGGTGGAGCTTCAAGgaatactactactactactactgctACTACTCATGATCAGTATTGGAATAGTAATATCGGTGGTGGTGTCGGCGGTGGCAACACTGGCACCGGTAATGCCGAATGGACTGATATATCTGGTAATCTCTTATAA